A genomic segment from Malus domestica chromosome 05, GDT2T_hap1 encodes:
- the ARF2 gene encoding auxin response factor 6-like isoform X1, whose protein sequence is MRLSSAGFSPQSQEGEKKVLNSELWHACAGPLVSLPAVGTRVVYFPQGHSEQVAASTNKEVDAHIPNHPSLPPQLICQLHNVTMHADVETDEVYAQMTLQPLNPQEQKDGYLPAGLGSPNKQPTNYFCKTLTASDTSTHGGFSVPRRAAEKVFPPLDFTQQPPAQELIARDLHDNEWKFRHIFRGQPKRHLLTTGWSVFVSAKRLVAGDSVLFIWNEKNQLLLGIRRANRQQTVMPSSVLSSDSMHLGLLAAAAHAAATNSRFTIFYNPRASPSEFVIPLAKYIKAVYHTCISVGMRFRMLFETEESSVRRYMGTITGISDLDPARWPNSHWRSVKVGWDESTAGERQPRVSLWEVEPLTTFPMYPSPFQLRLKRPWTPGLPSFNGMRDDDLGMNSQLVWLQGNNGDRGMQSLNFPGMGVTPWMQPRLDASMIGLQSDVYQAMAAAALQEMRAVDPSRPLPTSLLQFQQPQSLPNSNRSAALMQPQMVQESHSQQAFLQGVQENHRQSQPRVQTQSHLLQQQLQHQNSFSNQQQQQLVDHQHIPSAVSSLTQFASASQSQSPSLQVVTTLCHQQSFSDSNGNPATSTVISPLHNLMGSFPQDESSHLLNLPRTNQLISSDGWPSKRAAIDPLLSSGVSQCVLPRVEQFGPPHTTMSQNSISLPPFPGRECSLDQEGGTDPQSHLLFGVNIESSPLIMQSGMSNLRGVGSDCGSTTMHFPSNYMSTAGSDFSINPAVTPSSCIHESGFLQSSENADNGDPLNRNFVKVYKSGSFGRSLDITKFSSYQELRNELAHMFGLEGELDDPVRSGWQLVFVDRENDVLLLGDDPWPEFVNSVWCIKILSPQEVQQMGKRGLELLKSVPNQRLSNNSCDDYGSRQDSRNLSSGITSVGSLEY, encoded by the exons ATGAGGCTCTCTTCTGCTGGTTTTAGTCCTCAATCCCAAGAAG GGGAGAAGAAAGTTTTGAATTCTGAACTTTGGCATGCTTGTGCCGGTCCACTTGTTTCTTTACCCGCTGTTGGGACCCGTGTAGTTTATTTTCCTCAAGGTCACAGCGAACAG GTTGCGGCATCAACCAACAAGGAAGTGGACGCTCATATTCCTAACCATCCAAGCTTGCCACCGCAGCTTATCTGTCAACTCCACAATGTGACAATGCAT GCAGATGTTGAGACAGATGAAGTGTATGCACAAATGACCTTGCAACCGCTAAATCCG CAAGAGCAAAAGGACGGCTACCTTCCAGCAGGGTTGGGCAGCCCAAACAAACAGCCAAcaaattatttttgtaaaaccTTGACAGCCAGTGACACAAGTACCCATGGTGGTTTCTCTGTTCCTCGCCGGGCAGCTGAAAAAGTGTTTCCTCCATTG GATTTCACCCAACAACCTCCAGCGCAAGAGTTAATTGCAAGAGATTTGCATGATAATGAATGGAAGTTTAGACACATTTTTCGGG gcCAGCCCAAAAGGCACCTCCTTACAACGGGTTGGAGTGTTTTTGTAAGTGCTAAAAGACTTGTTGCTGGTGATTCAGTCCTTTTCATCTG GAATGAAAAGAATCAACTACTTCTTGGTATCCGGAGAGCTAACCGACAACAAACTGTGATGCCTTCATCAGTTTTATCAAGCGATAGCATGCACTTGGGACTTCTTGCTGCTGCAGCTCATGCAGCTGCAACAAATAGTCGTTTCACCATATTTTATAATCCAAG GGCTAGCCCATCTGAGTTTGTCATTCCCCTGGCCAAGTACATTAAAGCGGTCTATCATACCTGCATTTCTGTTGGCATGCGTTTTCGGATGTTGTTTGAAACAGAAGAATCAAGTGTCCGCCG CTACATGGGAACAATAACTGGCATAAGTGACCTAGATCCAGCTCGGTGGCCTAATTCACATTGGCGTTCAGTCAAG GTCGGTTGGGATGAATCCACGGCAGGGGAGAGACAGCCAAGAGTCTCACTGTGGGAGGTTGAACCATTAACAACATTTCCCATGTATCCATCTCCTTTCCAGCTTAGGCTTAAGCGACCATGGACACCTGGACTACCCTCTTTCAATG GTATGAGGGACGACGACCTTGGCATGAATTCTCAACTCGTGTGGCTTCAAGGAAACAATGGAGACCGTGGAATGCAATCGCTGAACTTTCCTGGCATGGGGGTCACACCATGGATGCAGCCAAGGCTTGATGCTTCTATGATTGGCTTGCAATCAGACGTGTACCAAGCTATGGCTGCTGCCGCACTTCAAGAGATGAGGGCCGTAGATCCTTCCAGACCGCTACCTACATCCCTTCTGCAGTTTCAGCAGCCGCAAAGCCTTCCTAATAGTAATAGGTCTGCTGCCTTAATGCAGCCCCAGATGGTGCAAGAATCTCATTCTCAACAAGCCTTTCTCCAAGGTGTTCAAGAGAACCATCGCCAGTCACAGCCTCGGGTGCAAACTCAGTCCCACCTTCTTCAGCAGCAATTGCAGCATCAGAATTCTTTCAGtaatcagcagcagcagcaattaGTTGATCATCAGCATATTCCAAGTGCCGTCTCTTCCTTGACTCAGTTTGCTTCCGCCTCTCAATCCCAGTCGCCATCTTTGCAAGTTGTCACAACGCTATGCCATCAACAGAGTTTTTCTGATTCTAATGGGAACCCTGCTACCAGCACTGTTATATCTCCCTTGCACAATCTCATGGGTTCATTTCCACAGGATGAATCATCCCACCTGCTTAACCTGCCTAGAACCAATCAATTAATATCTTCTGATGGCTGGCCATCAAAGCGAGCAGCGATTGACCCTCTTCTTTCCTCTGGAGTTTCTCAATGTGTTCTGCCCCGGGTGGAACAGTTTGGACCTCCCCACACTACTATGTCTCAGAATTCTATTTCGTTGCCACCCTTTCCAGGGAGAGAGTGCTCATTAGACCAAGAAGGTGGTACTGATCCTCAAAGCCATCTTTTATTCGGTGTCAATATAGAGTCCTCACCTCTTATAATGCAAAGCGGGATGTCAAATCTTAGAGGAGTCGGCAGCGATTGTGGTTCTACAACCATGCATTTTCCTTCTAATTACATGAGCACTGCAGGCTCTGATTTTTCAATTAATCCAGCAGTCACACCTTCGAGTTGCATTCATGAATCGGGTTTCCTGCAGTCTTCAGAAAATGCAGACAATGGAGACCCGCTAAACAGAAATTTTGTTAAG GTTTATAAGTCAGGGTCCTTTGGGAGGTCACTTGACATTACCAAGTTCAGCAGCTACCAAGAGCTACGTAACGAGCTTGCTCATATGTTTGGCCTTGAAGGCGAGTTGGACGACCCTGTGAGATCAGGCTGGCAGCTTGTATTTGTTGACCGGGAGAATGATGTTCTTCTCCTCGGGGATGACCCCTGGCC GGAGTTTGTAAATAGCGTGTGGTGTATCAAAATACTCTCACCACAAGAAGTTCAGCAAATGGGAAAACGAGGCCTTGAACTTCTAAAGTCAGTCCCAAATCAGAGGCTCTCAAACAATAGTTGCGACGACTATGGAAGCCGGCAGGACTCAAGAAACTTGAGCAGCGGGATAACGTCCGTGGGGTCACTCGAGTATTGA
- the ARF2 gene encoding auxin response factor 6-like (The RefSeq protein has 5 substitutions compared to this genomic sequence) codes for MRLSSAGFSPQSQEGEKKVLNSELWHACAGPLVSLPAVGTRVVYFPQGHSEQVAASTNKEVDAHIPNHPSLPPQLICQLHNVTMHADVETDEVYAQMTLQPLNPQEQKDGYLPAGLGSPNKQPTNYFCKTLTASDTSTHGGFSVPRRAAEKVFPPLDFTQQPPAQELIARDLHDNEWKFRHIFRGQPKRHLLTTGWSVFVSAKRLVAGDSVLFIWNEKNQLLLGIRRANRQQTVMPSSVLSSDSMHLGLLAAAAHAAATNSRFTIFYNPRASPSEFVIPLAKYIKAVYHTCISVGMRFRMLFETEESSVRRYMGTITGISDLDPARWPNSHWRSVKVGWDESTAGERQPRVSLWEVEPLTTFPMYPSPFQLRLKRPWTPGLPSFNGMRDDDLGMNSQLVWLQGNNGDRGMQSLNFPGMGVTPWMQPRLDASMIGLQSDMYQAMAAAALQEMRAVDPSRPLPTSLLQFQQPQSLPNSNRSAALMQPQMVQESHSQQAFLQGVQENHRQSQPQAQTQSHLLQQQLQHQNSFSNQQQQQLVDHQHIPSAVSSLTQFASASQSQSPSLQVVTTLCHQQSFSDSNGNPATSTVISPLHNLMGSFPQDESSHLLNLPRTNQLISSDGWPSKRAAIDPLLSSGVSQCVLPRVEQFGPPHTTMSQNSISLPPFPGRECSLDQEGGTDPQSHLLFGVNIESSPLIMQSGMSNLRGVGSDCGSTTMHFPSNYMSTAGSDFSINPAVTPSSCIHESGFLQSSENADNGDPLNRNFVKVYKSGSFGRSLDITKFSSYQELRNELARMFGLEGKLDDPVRSGWQLVFVDRENDVLLLGDDPWPEFVNSVWCIKILSPQEVQQMGKRGLELLKSVPNQRLSNNSCDDYGSRQDSRNLSSGITSVGSLEY; via the exons ATGAGGCTCTCTTCTGCTGGTTTTAGTCCTCAATCCCAAGAAG GGGAGAAGAAAGTTTTGAATTCTGAACTTTGGCATGCTTGTGCCGGTCCACTTGTTTCTTTACCCGCTGTTGGGACCCGTGTAGTTTATTTTCCTCAAGGTCACAGCGAACAG GTTGCGGCATCAACCAACAAGGAAGTGGACGCTCATATTCCTAACCATCCAAGCTTGCCACCGCAGCTTATCTGTCAACTCCACAATGTGACAATGCAT GCAGATGTTGAGACAGATGAAGTGTATGCACAAATGACCTTGCAACCGCTAAATCCG CAAGAGCAAAAGGACGGCTACCTTCCAGCAGGGTTGGGCAGCCCAAACAAACAGCCAAcaaattatttttgtaaaaccTTGACAGCCAGTGACACAAGTACCCATGGTGGTTTCTCTGTTCCTCGCCGGGCAGCTGAAAAAGTGTTTCCTCCATTG GATTTCACCCAACAACCTCCAGCGCAAGAGTTAATTGCAAGAGATTTGCATGATAATGAATGGAAGTTTAGACACATTTTTCGGG gcCAGCCCAAAAGGCACCTCCTTACAACGGGTTGGAGTGTTTTTGTAAGTGCTAAAAGACTTGTTGCTGGTGATTCAGTCCTTTTCATCTG GAATGAAAAGAATCAACTACTTCTTGGTATCCGGAGAGCTAACCGACAACAAACTGTGATGCCTTCATCAGTTTTATCAAGCGATAGCATGCACTTGGGACTTCTTGCTGCTGCAGCTCATGCAGCTGCAACAAATAGTCGTTTCACCATATTTTATAATCCAAG GGCTAGCCCATCTGAGTTTGTCATTCCCCTGGCCAAGTACATTAAAGCGGTCTATCATACCTGCATTTCTGTTGGCATGCGTTTTCGGATGTTGTTTGAAACAGAAGAATCAAGTGTCCGCCG CTACATGGGAACAATAACTGGCATAAGTGACCTAGATCCAGCTCGGTGGCCTAATTCACATTGGCGTTCAGTCAAG GTCGGTTGGGATGAATCCACGGCAGGGGAGAGACAGCCAAGAGTCTCACTGTGGGAGGTTGAACCATTAACAACATTTCCCATGTATCCATCTCCTTTCCAGCTTAGGCTTAAGCGACCATGGACACCTGGACTACCCTCTTTCAATG GTATGAGGGACGACGACCTTGGCATGAATTCTCAACTCGTGTGGCTTCAAGGAAACAATGGAGACCGTGGAATGCAATCGCTGAACTTTCCTGGCATGGGGGTCACACCATGGATGCAGCCAAGGCTTGATGCTTCTATGATTGGCTTGCAATCAGACGTGTACCAAGCTATGGCTGCTGCCGCACTTCAAGAGATGAGGGCCGTAGATCCTTCCAGACCGCTACCTACATCCCTTCTGCAGTTTCAGCAGCCGCAAAGCCTTCCTAATAGTAATAGGTCTGCTGCCTTAATGCAGCCCCAGATGGTGCAAGAATCTCATTCTCAACAAGCCTTTCTCCAAGGTGTTCAAGAGAACCATCGCCAGTCACAGCCTCGGGTGCAAACTCAGTCCCACCTTCTTCAGCAGCAATTGCAGCATCAGAATTCTTTCAGtaatcagcagcagcagcaattaGTTGATCATCAGCATATTCCAAGTGCCGTCTCTTCCTTGACTCAGTTTGCTTCCGCCTCTCAATCCCAGTCGCCATCTTTGCAAGTTGTCACAACGCTATGCCATCAACAGAGTTTTTCTGATTCTAATGGGAACCCTGCTACCAGCACTGTTATATCTCCCTTGCACAATCTCATGGGTTCATTTCCACAGGATGAATCATCCCACCTGCTTAACCTGCCTAGAACCAATCAATTAATATCTTCTGATGGCTGGCCATCAAAGCGAGCAGCGATTGACCCTCTTCTTTCCTCTGGAGTTTCTCAATGTGTTCTGCCCCGGGTGGAACAGTTTGGACCTCCCCACACTACTATGTCTCAGAATTCTATTTCGTTGCCACCCTTTCCAGGGAGAGAGTGCTCATTAGACCAAGAAGGTGGTACTGATCCTCAAAGCCATCTTTTATTCGGTGTCAATATAGAGTCCTCACCTCTTATAATGCAAAGCGGGATGTCAAATCTTAGAGGAGTCGGCAGCGATTGTGGTTCTACAACCATGCATTTTCCTTCTAATTACATGAGCACTGCAGGCTCTGATTTTTCAATTAATCCAGCAGTCACACCTTCGAGTTGCATTCATGAATCGGGTTTCCTGCAGTCTTCAGAAAATGCAGACAATGGAGACCCGCTAAACAGAAATTTTGTTAAG GTTTATAAGTCAGGGTCCTTTGGGAGGTCACTTGACATTACCAAGTTCAGCAGCTACCAAGAGCTACGTAACGAGCTTGCTCATATGTTTGGCCTTGAAGGCGAGTTGGACGACCCTGTGAGATCAGGCTGGCAGCTTGTATTTGTTGACCGGGAGAATGATGTTCTTCTCCTCGGGGATGACCCCTGGCC GGAGTTTGTAAATAGCGTGTGGTGTATCAAAATACTCTCACCACAAGAAGTTCAGCAAATGGGAAAACGAGGCCTTGAACTTCTAAAGTCAGTCCCAAATCAGAGGCTCTCAAACAATAGTTGCGACGACTATGGAAGCCGGCAGGACTCAAGAAACTTGAGCAGCGGGATAACGTCCGTGGGGTCACTCGAGTATTGA
- the LOC103435179 gene encoding uncharacterized protein, giving the protein MEYERIHKAQTGIISPSKLRMKLIGPQHHKRKDGSNSNSSRTSPSKLADSEFVKNGLLDPMNGDEEVTSSSLEVVSMNLSSAAAALDLGQSDQASCQPKESLPRENGDGSRVKLQHYSKSESGNSCAIHPVRMMDDENLDYDSNASSSSFEFHKGEKSVHKHLSRTLSRTMPSKWNDAEKWIMNKQIVQANFPRKSALQNQTIRLPVTCMVRVAPESANYDYKPNGRGADTKRVDFCQPASQIGFDKFSFVPSESHLSSGQACDGNAMCSKSAVENTAGTTAIRSVSMRDMGTEMTPIPSQEPSRTATPEGATTPRRSPTSSMPSTPRGGAPAPTPTTDGESRPRFESNKKQLSEEEIKLKTRREIVELGVQLGKMNIAAWASKEEQEKKLSAEKADATELEQIEFEKRAAAWEEAEKCRHTARYKRDEIQIQAWESQQKAKLEAEMRRIEAQVEQMRAQAQSKIMKKIALARQISEEKRAAAEARKNQSAEKTAAQAEYIRQTGRMPSSHYICCGWL; this is encoded by the exons ATGGAGTACGAGAGGATACACAAAGCTCAG ACTGGTATAATTTCTCCCAGTAAATTGAGGATGAAGCTCATAGGGCCTCAGCATCATAAAAGGAAGGATGGATCAAACAGCAACTCCTCAAGAACTTCGCCCTCGAAGCTTGCCGATTCCGAATTCGTGAAGAATGGCTTGTTAGACCCCATGAATGGAGATGAGGAAG TTACATCGTCCAGTTTGGAAGTTGTGTCCATGAATTTGTCGAGTGCAGCAGCGGCTTTGGACCTTGGACAAAGCGATCAAGCTTCTTGTCAACCAAAGGAGTCGTTGCCACGAGAAAATGGCGATGGCAGTCGTGTTAAATTGCAGCATTATTCGAAGAGTGAGAGTGGTAATTCATGCGCAATTCACCCCGTGAGAATGATGGATGACGAAAACCTTGACTATGATAGTAATGCTAGTTCATCCAGTTTTGAGTTTCATAAAGGGGAGAAGTCGGTGCATAAGCACCTTTCGAGAACTCTTTCAAGAACTATGCCATCGAAGTGGAACGATGCCGAGAAATGGATAATGAACAAGCAAATTGTACAAGCTAATTTCCCCAGAAAGAGTGCTTTACAAAACCAAACAATTCGTTTGCCGGTGACATGTATGGTGAGGGTGGCTCCGGAGTCTGCTAACTACGATTATAAGCCAAATGGCAGAGGAGCAGATACAAAGCGGGTCGATTTCTGTCAGCCTGCGTCGCAGATTGGATTCGATAAGTTCTCTTTTGTCCCGTCGGAGTCTCACTTGAGTTCAGGCCAAGCTTGCGACGGGAACGCTATGTGTTCTAAAAGTGCTGTTGAAAACACTGCAG GTACTACTGCCATTAGATCAGTTTCAATGAGAGACATGGGAACAGAAATGACACCGATCCCGAGTCAAGAGCCTTCAAGGACTGCTACTCCTGAAGGGGCAACAACCCCACGCCGCAGCCCAACTTCTTCAATGCCGTCAACTCCCCGAGGAGGTGCACCGGCTCCCACACCTACCACAGATGGCGAATCACGGCCACGATTTGAAAGCAACAAAAAACAATTGTCAGAAGAAGAAATAAAGCTCAAGACAAGAAGGGAGATTGTAGAACTTGGTGTTCAGCTTGGTAAGATGAACATTGCCGCTTGGGCAAGTAAAGAGGAGCAGGAGAAGAAACTTTCTGCTGAAAAAGCTGATGCGACAGAACTCGAGCAGATTGAGTTTGAAAAACGAGCAGCGGCCTGGGAGGAAGCTGAAAAATGTAGACATACAGCAAG ATACAAGCGCGATGAAATCCAAATCCAAGCCTGGGAAAGTCAGCAGAAGGCAAAACTCGAAGCAGAGATGCGGAGAATAGAG GCTCAAGTTGAACAAATGAGAGCGCAAGCTCAATCCAAGATAATGAAGAAGATAGCACTTGCAAGGCAAATATCCGAAGAGAAACGGGCAGCGGCTGAAGCTAGAAAGAATCAAAGTGCAGAGAAAACTGCAGCTCAAGCAGAATACATCCGCCAGACTGGACGAATGCCATCATCTCATTACATTTGTTGCGGTTGGTTGTGA
- the LOC103435177 gene encoding uncharacterized protein: MACFVPFNSKNLDISIFVFRPTIVLVDDLLNALKQFSLCTESLGCVQSSILQSIHGNMFIWFGAWLKRTCENKDSLTARLLSMLANISNMAILVDHSFFDAYAGESRDGSSAAKFRRGDTVSLSTALIYGGDINNVSYACLALFKSGFQRMQGATAGVCLKCQTGQRTASLFVWKSLQYCYSWILNSDQRKALSPYLESVSIEIKYDIFRVVYVSGDSDIDLQVLYPRHQMLEQAGGESKEEGQLMQSTSIV, from the exons ATGGCATGCTTTGTGCCTTTCAACAGTAAAAATTTAGACATAAGCATCTTCGTGTTCAGGCCAACAATTGTGTTGGTCGATGACCTTCTTAATGCTCTCAAGCAATTCTCTTTGTGCACTGAGTCTCTTGGTTGTGTTCAAAGTTCAATCTTGCAGAGTATCCATGGAAATATG TTCATATGGTTTGGAGCGTGGCTGAAGAGAACATGTGAAAACAAAGATTCATTGACTGCACGCCTT CTCTCAATGTTAGCGAATATATCAAACATGGCTATCTTAGTCGATCACTCCTTCTTCGACGCGTATGCTGGAGAATCGAGAGACGGTTCTTCTGCAGCGAAATTTCGCAGAGGTGACACGGTGTCACTGAGCACTGCCCTCATCTACGGTGGTGACATAAACAACGTCTCTTACGCATGCTTAGCGTTGTTCAAGTCCGGTTTTCAAAGGATGCAAGGCGCGACAGCCGGTGTTTGTTTGAAATGCCAAACCGGGCAAAGAACTGCTTCTCTCTTCGTGTGGAAGTCTCTGCAATATTGCTACTCATGGATTCTAAATTCCGACCAAAGAAAAGCATTGTCGCCCTATCTCGAAAGCGTCTCGATCGAGATTAAGTACGACATTTTTCGAGTGGTCTATGTCAGCGGCGACAGTGATATCGACTTGCAGGTCTTATATCCTCGTCATCAGATGTTAGAACAAGCTGGAGGCGAAAGCAAAGAAGAAGGGCAGCTCATGCAAAGTACTTCCATAGTATAA